Proteins encoded by one window of Polaribacter haliotis:
- a CDS encoding aldehyde dehydrogenase (NADP(+)), which yields MITGKNYIGNTTTANGNKTFKTFNPQKNIENEWTFTEATSAEVNKACELATEAFKTYSKVSGAKKAEFLRAIATEIENLGEELLNVYCLESGLPAGRAGGERGRTLGQLRAFANHVEEGNWVEATIDTAQPEREPMPRVDLRKMNVSLGPVVVFGASNFPLAFSTAGGDTAAAFAAGCPVIVKSHPMHAGTGELVASAIIKAAEKTGMPNGVFSNLNSSGIEVGQELVQNPKVKAVAFTGSLKGGRALYDLAGKRDEPIPVFAEMGSINPVVILPKALENRASDIAKTYAGSITLGTGQFCTNPGLILGIKSAGLTNFVNTLAEEIVNIEPSCMLHPNIAGTYEKNKDKALSQNGIDVLGAHSENVKPNFAKQVVTTVQGKTFLENSTLHHEVFGPYSLVVQCKDEAELREITSKLEGQLTGTVISDDNEISNYVNLIHELENRVGRIIFNGVPTGVEVCASMLHGGPYPASTDSRFTAVGVDSIKRFVRPFSFQDWPNDLLPAELKNSNPLGILRTVDGKKITDKI from the coding sequence ATGATTACAGGAAAAAACTATATAGGAAATACAACAACAGCAAACGGAAATAAAACATTTAAAACATTTAATCCGCAAAAAAATATTGAAAACGAATGGACGTTTACAGAAGCAACTTCAGCAGAAGTTAATAAAGCCTGTGAATTGGCGACAGAAGCTTTTAAAACCTATTCTAAAGTTTCTGGAGCAAAAAAAGCAGAATTTTTAAGAGCAATTGCAACAGAAATCGAAAACTTAGGAGAAGAACTACTAAATGTTTATTGTTTAGAAAGTGGTTTGCCAGCAGGAAGAGCAGGAGGAGAAAGAGGCAGGACTTTAGGTCAATTACGCGCTTTTGCAAATCATGTAGAAGAAGGAAATTGGGTAGAAGCAACCATAGATACTGCACAACCAGAGAGAGAGCCAATGCCAAGAGTAGATTTAAGAAAAATGAATGTTTCTTTAGGTCCAGTTGTGGTTTTTGGAGCTTCTAATTTTCCGTTAGCATTTTCTACAGCAGGTGGAGATACTGCAGCAGCATTCGCAGCAGGTTGTCCTGTAATTGTAAAATCGCATCCAATGCATGCAGGAACTGGAGAATTAGTTGCTTCAGCAATTATAAAAGCTGCAGAAAAAACGGGCATGCCAAATGGCGTTTTTTCAAACTTAAATAGCAGTGGAATTGAAGTAGGACAAGAATTAGTGCAAAACCCAAAGGTAAAAGCAGTAGCATTTACTGGAAGTTTAAAAGGAGGAAGAGCATTGTACGATTTAGCAGGGAAAAGAGACGAACCAATTCCGGTTTTTGCGGAAATGGGAAGTATCAATCCTGTTGTTATTCTGCCAAAAGCGTTGGAAAATAGAGCGTCAGACATTGCAAAAACATATGCAGGTTCTATAACTTTAGGAACTGGGCAATTTTGTACGAATCCAGGTTTAATTTTAGGGATAAAATCAGCAGGATTAACCAATTTTGTAAATACGTTGGCAGAAGAAATTGTTAACATAGAACCTTCTTGTATGTTGCATCCAAATATTGCAGGTACTTACGAGAAAAACAAAGATAAAGCCTTGTCTCAAAATGGAATTGATGTTTTAGGAGCACATTCAGAAAATGTTAAACCAAACTTTGCAAAACAAGTAGTTACCACTGTACAAGGGAAAACATTTTTAGAAAATTCAACATTACATCACGAAGTTTTTGGGCCTTATTCTTTGGTTGTTCAGTGTAAAGATGAAGCTGAATTAAGAGAAATTACGTCAAAATTAGAAGGACAGTTAACAGGAACTGTAATTTCCGATGATAATGAAATTAGCAATTATGTAAATTTAATTCACGAATTAGAAAACAGAGTTGGTAGAATTATTTTCAATGGAGTTCCAACAGGAGTAGAGGTTTGTGCTTCTATGTTACATGGTGGCCCATATCCAGCATCTACAGATAGTAGATTTACAGCAGTTGGTGTAGATTCTATAAAACGTTTTGTAAGACCTTTTAGTTTTCAAGATTGGCCAAATGACTTACTTCCTGCAGAACTTAAAAACAGTAATCCTTTAGGAATTTTAAGAACTGTGGATGGAAAGAAAATAACAGATAAAATTTAA
- a CDS encoding DUF885 domain-containing protein, with protein sequence MKSYKFLGIFLLIGFLSCKNNPSSESSSDALAMVIAKHETKIKHEFDPYQSLENTNKFYQLEAENAQNLIDELQNVSTKDLSESEKISRDLLLFVLQDKIDRNTYKMHLNPMTNEIAFHLNLGNMGNKKLKNKEEVKNYLKQLENLPKKINYNLSLLKAGVEAGVSQPKEAYSNYTFTYDKHIVSDITKSEFYKPFLNLPSNLSEEFKDSVLAIANVSVQQNAINQYKKIKTFFEDDYFPNTRKGLGVGTIENGKEFYQNRINFYTTSTQYTADDIHNIGLKEVARIKAEMQKTIDELGFKGSFADFIQFLRTDEQFYPKTAKELLMFARDVAKRIDAELPKYFKTLPRKPYGVVPVPAAIAPNYTAGRYSGTNSETKAGFYWVNTYNLPSRTLYTIPALTAHEAVPGHHLQKSLNDELPETIPAFRRNLYLSAYGEGWALYTETLADEMGIYTTPYEKFGKYTYEMWRACRLVVDTGIHAKGWSRQEVIDYMASNTALSIHEVTTETDRYITWPGQAISYKIGEIKIRELRAKAEKELQEKFNIREFHETILGEGTVTLSILENRVNNYIKNTLNE encoded by the coding sequence ATGAAAAGCTATAAATTTCTTGGAATTTTTTTATTAATTGGATTTTTATCTTGTAAAAATAATCCTTCAAGTGAATCGTCAAGTGATGCTTTAGCAATGGTAATTGCAAAGCACGAAACTAAAATAAAACACGAATTCGATCCATACCAATCTTTAGAAAATACGAATAAGTTTTATCAATTAGAAGCAGAAAATGCTCAAAATTTAATTGATGAATTACAAAACGTTTCAACTAAAGATTTATCTGAAAGTGAAAAGATTTCAAGAGATTTATTACTATTTGTTTTACAAGATAAAATAGATAGAAATACCTATAAAATGCACTTAAACCCAATGACAAACGAAATTGCTTTTCATTTGAATTTAGGAAACATGGGCAATAAAAAATTAAAAAATAAAGAAGAAGTTAAAAATTATTTAAAGCAATTAGAAAACTTACCTAAAAAAATTAATTACAATTTAAGTTTGTTAAAAGCTGGAGTAGAAGCTGGAGTTTCACAACCGAAAGAAGCTTATAGTAATTATACTTTTACGTACGATAAACATATTGTTTCAGACATAACAAAAAGTGAATTTTACAAACCATTTTTAAATTTGCCTTCAAACTTATCAGAAGAATTTAAAGATTCTGTTTTAGCTATTGCGAATGTTAGTGTACAGCAGAATGCCATCAATCAATATAAAAAAATAAAAACTTTTTTTGAAGACGATTATTTTCCAAATACCAGAAAAGGTTTGGGAGTTGGAACAATTGAAAATGGAAAAGAATTTTATCAAAATAGAATCAATTTTTACACCACAAGTACACAATATACTGCAGACGATATCCATAATATTGGTTTAAAAGAAGTTGCTCGAATCAAAGCAGAAATGCAAAAAACTATCGACGAATTAGGTTTTAAAGGTTCATTTGCAGATTTTATTCAGTTTTTAAGAACAGACGAACAATTTTATCCAAAAACAGCGAAAGAATTATTAATGTTTGCAAGAGATGTTGCCAAAAGAATTGATGCAGAATTGCCAAAATATTTTAAAACATTACCAAGAAAACCTTATGGAGTAGTTCCTGTGCCAGCAGCAATTGCACCTAATTATACTGCAGGAAGATATTCAGGAACAAACAGCGAAACAAAAGCAGGTTTTTATTGGGTAAATACTTATAATTTACCAAGTAGAACTTTGTACACAATTCCTGCTTTAACTGCGCACGAAGCAGTTCCAGGACATCATTTACAAAAATCTTTAAATGACGAATTACCAGAAACGATTCCTGCTTTTAGAAGAAATTTGTACTTATCTGCCTATGGAGAAGGTTGGGCATTGTATACAGAAACGTTGGCAGATGAAATGGGTATTTACACAACTCCTTATGAGAAATTTGGGAAATATACCTACGAAATGTGGCGTGCTTGTAGGTTGGTTGTAGATACTGGAATTCACGCAAAAGGTTGGTCTAGACAAGAAGTAATCGATTATATGGCTTCCAATACAGCATTATCAATCCACGAAGTTACAACAGAAACAGACAGATATATTACTTGGCCTGGACAGGCGATTTCTTATAAAATTGGCGAGATAAAAATACGTGAGCTAAGAGCAAAAGCAGAAAAAGAATTACAAGAAAAATTTAATATTAGAGAATTTCACGAAACTATTTTAGGAGAAGGAACTGTAACCTTATCTATTTTAGAAAACCGAGTGAACAATTACATAAAGAACACATTAAATGAGTAA
- a CDS encoding 4-hydroxyproline epimerase, which yields MSKKTFFCVDAHTCGNPVRVVAGGGPNLEGNNMSEKRQHFLKEYDWIRKGLMFEPRGHDMMSGSILFPPHNPENDFAILFIETSGCLPMCGHGTIGTITIAIEEGLITPKIPGKIKMEAPAGLVEIEYQQTGEKVDWVKLVNVKSYLAAENLTVDCPELGEITFDVAYGGNFYAIVDPQKNFSGVHNFTAGKIVQYSQIVRAKINQKYSNMFIHPENETIRDVSHMLWTGDPIDPTSSGRNAVFYGDKAIDRSPCGTGTSARLAQLHAKGKLKIGEEYIHESFIGSKFIGRVEEETILDGKPAIIPSIQGWAKVYGYNTIIIDDENDPYAHGFQVI from the coding sequence ATGAGTAAAAAAACTTTTTTTTGCGTGGATGCACATACGTGTGGAAACCCTGTAAGAGTTGTTGCTGGTGGTGGTCCGAATTTGGAGGGCAACAATATGAGTGAAAAGCGTCAGCATTTTTTAAAAGAATACGATTGGATTCGTAAAGGATTAATGTTCGAGCCAAGAGGACATGATATGATGAGTGGTTCGATTTTATTTCCACCTCACAATCCAGAAAACGATTTTGCTATTTTATTTATAGAAACTTCAGGTTGTTTGCCAATGTGTGGCCATGGAACAATTGGAACCATAACAATTGCGATTGAAGAAGGTTTAATCACACCAAAAATTCCAGGTAAAATTAAAATGGAAGCGCCTGCTGGTTTGGTAGAAATCGAATATCAACAAACAGGAGAAAAAGTAGATTGGGTAAAATTAGTTAACGTAAAAAGTTATTTAGCAGCAGAAAATTTAACTGTTGACTGCCCTGAATTAGGGGAAATCACGTTTGATGTTGCTTATGGTGGAAATTTCTACGCAATTGTAGATCCACAGAAGAATTTCTCTGGAGTTCATAATTTTACTGCTGGAAAAATTGTACAATATTCTCAAATTGTAAGAGCGAAAATCAACCAGAAATATTCAAATATGTTTATCCATCCAGAAAATGAAACAATAAGAGATGTTTCTCATATGCTATGGACTGGAGATCCTATAGACCCAACTTCTTCTGGTAGAAATGCGGTTTTTTATGGAGACAAAGCAATTGATAGGAGTCCTTGTGGAACAGGAACATCAGCAAGATTGGCACAATTACATGCCAAAGGAAAATTAAAAATTGGAGAGGAATATATTCACGAAAGTTTTATAGGTTCTAAATTTATTGGAAGAGTGGAAGAGGAGACAATTTTAGATGGAAAACCAGCAATTATACCAAGTATACAAGGTTGGGCAAAAGTGTATGGTTACAATACCATTATTATTGATGATGAAAACGACCCATATGCACATGGTTTTCAGGTAATCTAA
- a CDS encoding DUF3781 domain-containing protein, whose product MSINKKQILENHCYTTLVYERINKKLEASLSKNESENLIAKVLIQTSIEDYQKKGKNFYITNKEFNIKITINSNTFRIITVDKVIK is encoded by the coding sequence ATGTCTATAAATAAGAAACAAATTTTAGAAAATCATTGCTATACAACACTTGTTTATGAAAGAATAAATAAGAAGTTGGAAGCCAGTCTTTCAAAAAATGAAAGTGAAAATCTTATTGCGAAAGTTTTAATACAAACATCCATAGAAGATTACCAAAAAAAAGGAAAGAATTTCTATATAACAAACAAGGAATTCAATATAAAAATTACAATTAATTCGAATACATTTAGAATTATAACTGTAGATAAAGTGATTAAATGA
- a CDS encoding NAD(P)/FAD-dependent oxidoreductase, producing MSKKVVIIGGGIIGLCSAYYLLKDGHEITIIDQSNMDSGASYVNAGYITPSHFISLATPGIITKGIKWMFDSKSPFYVKPRLDIDFLKWSWAFKKSATKEKVENSIKAIKDINLFARDLYEDLKESKDFDFHYERKGLLMCYKTDKVGEEEWEVGKRGIQEGLGVRNLTATQVKELEPNANLNIKGAVYYDSDAHMTPNHFMKEMVSYLKENGVTFFKNEKVLDIDVTANKISKIITDKQSIVADEVVLAAGSWSPLLAKKIGLNIPVQAGKGYRINVERETNITIPAILCEAKVAVTPMDGFTRFAGTMEIAGINNKINPTRVEAIATAAQNYYNNLQITKTEKELAACGLRPCSPDGLPYVGKSSKCTNLTIATGHAMMGWSLGTATGKLISEVISNKKTSLDLSPFHPDRKF from the coding sequence ATGAGTAAAAAAGTAGTAATTATTGGAGGTGGAATTATTGGACTTTGTTCTGCTTACTATTTATTAAAAGATGGTCATGAAATAACAATAATAGACCAATCTAATATGGATTCTGGTGCCTCTTATGTGAACGCAGGTTATATTACTCCAAGTCATTTTATTTCTTTGGCAACACCTGGTATTATTACAAAAGGAATCAAATGGATGTTCGATTCTAAGAGTCCGTTTTATGTGAAACCGAGATTAGATATCGATTTTTTGAAATGGAGTTGGGCGTTTAAAAAATCTGCAACAAAAGAAAAAGTAGAGAACTCAATTAAAGCGATTAAAGACATTAATTTATTTGCAAGAGATTTATATGAAGATTTAAAAGAATCTAAAGATTTCGACTTTCATTATGAAAGAAAAGGTTTGTTAATGTGCTATAAAACCGACAAAGTTGGAGAAGAAGAGTGGGAAGTTGGAAAAAGAGGGATTCAAGAAGGTTTAGGAGTTAGAAATTTAACTGCGACACAGGTTAAAGAGTTAGAACCAAATGCAAATTTAAATATAAAAGGCGCAGTTTATTATGATTCAGATGCACATATGACACCAAATCATTTTATGAAAGAAATGGTTAGTTATTTAAAAGAAAATGGTGTTACTTTTTTTAAAAATGAAAAAGTGTTAGATATTGATGTAACTGCAAATAAAATATCAAAAATAATTACAGATAAACAAAGTATTGTTGCAGATGAGGTTGTTTTGGCAGCAGGAAGTTGGAGTCCTTTATTGGCTAAAAAAATAGGATTAAATATTCCTGTTCAAGCAGGAAAAGGATATCGAATTAATGTAGAAAGAGAAACAAATATTACCATTCCTGCCATTTTATGTGAAGCAAAAGTAGCAGTAACACCTATGGATGGCTTTACACGTTTTGCAGGAACTATGGAAATTGCAGGTATTAATAATAAAATAAATCCTACAAGAGTGGAAGCAATTGCAACTGCTGCACAAAATTATTATAACAATTTACAAATTACAAAAACCGAAAAAGAATTGGCTGCTTGTGGTTTAAGACCTTGCTCTCCAGATGGTTTGCCATATGTTGGGAAATCATCGAAATGCACAAATTTAACCATTGCAACAGGACATGCAATGATGGGTTGGAGTTTAGGAACTGCCACAGGAAAATTAATTTCTGAAGTTATTTCTAATAAAAAAACTTCCTTAGATTTAAGTCCTTTTCACCCAGATAGAAAATTTTAA
- a CDS encoding M24 family metallopeptidase produces MKTFGIGGSTIEAELEAIQPLKTTVKPIQKEEYKKRIQKLSGLMKTNKVQAVYVNAGTNLLYFTGTHWHASERMVGAIILPNEEVHYIAPNFEKGTIEDFLEIEGTIHCWEEHECPHKLFLQVLDENKITEGEIQLDETTPFSIINGLHKEVHSFYIEKATGLISECRMIKSDAEIAIMQYVMDITLEVQKATARILRVGITTREVENFIHEAHKKYGVSSGSYFCIVLFGVDSSFPHGVKNPKKLEMNDMVLVDTGCQLYDYISDITRTYVFGEANELQRKIWNLEKETQLSAFKASILGNSCASVDDASRKTLEKNGLGPDYNLPGLPHRTGHGIGLDIHEYPYIVRGNKTKLVSGMTFSNEPMICVPNEFGVRLEDHIYMTEKGAKWFTEPAYSIENPFGV; encoded by the coding sequence ATGAAAACATTTGGTATTGGAGGTTCAACTATTGAAGCAGAATTGGAAGCAATTCAGCCTTTAAAAACAACAGTTAAACCGATTCAAAAAGAAGAATATAAAAAGAGAATTCAGAAATTATCTGGTTTAATGAAAACAAATAAAGTGCAGGCAGTATATGTAAATGCAGGTACAAATTTATTGTATTTTACAGGCACACATTGGCATGCTAGTGAGCGAATGGTGGGCGCAATAATTTTACCAAATGAAGAAGTACATTATATTGCTCCGAATTTTGAAAAAGGAACCATCGAAGATTTTTTAGAAATAGAAGGAACTATTCATTGTTGGGAAGAACATGAATGTCCGCATAAATTATTTTTACAGGTTTTAGATGAAAATAAAATTACTGAAGGAGAAATTCAGTTAGATGAAACGACACCATTTTCAATTATAAATGGTTTACATAAAGAAGTTCATTCTTTTTATATTGAAAAAGCAACCGGTTTAATTTCTGAATGTAGAATGATAAAATCTGACGCAGAAATTGCAATAATGCAATATGTAATGGACATTACTTTGGAAGTTCAAAAAGCAACTGCAAGAATTTTAAGAGTCGGAATTACCACAAGAGAAGTAGAAAATTTTATCCACGAAGCACATAAAAAATACGGAGTTTCTTCAGGTTCCTATTTTTGTATTGTACTTTTTGGTGTAGATTCTTCTTTTCCTCATGGCGTTAAAAATCCAAAGAAATTGGAAATGAACGATATGGTTTTGGTGGATACTGGTTGTCAGTTATATGACTATATTTCAGATATAACAAGAACCTACGTTTTCGGAGAAGCAAACGAATTGCAACGAAAAATATGGAATCTCGAAAAAGAAACACAATTATCGGCTTTTAAAGCTTCAATTTTAGGAAATTCATGTGCTTCTGTAGACGATGCTTCAAGAAAAACTTTAGAGAAAAATGGTTTAGGGCCAGATTATAATTTACCAGGTTTGCCTCACAGAACTGGTCATGGAATTGGGTTAGATATTCACGAATATCCATATATTGTAAGAGGAAATAAGACAAAATTAGTTTCTGGAATGACGTTTAGTAACGAACCTATGATTTGTGTACCAAATGAATTTGGCGTGCGTTTAGAAGACCATATTTATATGACAGAGAAAGGCGCAAAATGGTTTACGGAACCTGCATATTCTATCGAAAATCCTTTCGGAGTTTAA
- a CDS encoding alpha-ketoglutarate-dependent dioxygenase AlkB family protein, producing MDLFSSEKIKNILPFDGVTNYHGIVLDKNQCDFFYQKLFETIDWKNDEAIIFGKKIITKRKVAWYGESEFSYKYSGVTKTANIFTKELLELKEIVEKESGETYNSCLLNLYHSGEEGMAYHSDGEKMLKKNGAIASLSLGAERKFSFKHKENKQRIDIILERGSLLVMREFTQTNWLHRLPPTKMVFTPRINLTFRTIEL from the coding sequence ATGGATTTATTCTCTTCAGAAAAAATAAAAAACATTTTACCTTTCGATGGTGTTACCAATTATCATGGTATTGTTTTAGATAAAAATCAATGTGATTTTTTCTACCAAAAACTCTTCGAAACGATTGACTGGAAAAATGACGAAGCCATTATTTTTGGAAAAAAAATAATTACCAAAAGAAAAGTGGCTTGGTATGGCGAATCTGAATTTTCTTACAAATATTCAGGAGTTACAAAAACAGCAAATATTTTCACAAAAGAGCTGTTAGAACTCAAAGAAATTGTAGAAAAAGAAAGTGGAGAAACGTATAATTCTTGCTTGTTAAATTTATATCATTCAGGAGAAGAAGGAATGGCTTATCATTCAGATGGAGAAAAAATGTTGAAGAAAAACGGAGCAATAGCTTCACTTTCTTTAGGAGCAGAACGTAAATTTTCTTTCAAACATAAAGAAAACAAACAACGAATAGATATTATTTTAGAAAGAGGAAGTTTGTTGGTAATGAGAGAATTTACACAAACCAATTGGTTGCACAGATTACCACCAACAAAAATGGTTTTTACACCACGAATTAATTTGACGTTTAGAACCATAGAATTGTAA
- the rluF gene encoding 23S rRNA pseudouridine(2604) synthase RluF yields MDSNSQNTINLNKYISSSGICSRREAEKFIKEGRVTINGKPTQLGNRVAKKDVVKLDGRLVTPKNVTLYIALNKPVGIVSTTDDREPNNIVKHINYPERLFPIGRLDKPSEGLIFLTNDGDIVNKILRAGNNHEKEYFVSVNKSITPDFIEKMGNGIPILGTVTQNCLVEKVSDKIFKIVLTQGLNRQIRRMCEYLDYEVTKLKRTRIMNVELGYLQSGDWRELTDEEMKEINKMISTSSKTEEASKVKTAPKTFKPKRKLAPSKNDFNKKSASFRKSSPKNRRNNSSSTKKKRW; encoded by the coding sequence TTGGATTCTAATTCACAAAATACCATCAATCTTAATAAATACATCAGTTCTTCAGGGATTTGTTCTCGAAGAGAAGCAGAAAAATTTATTAAAGAAGGCAGAGTTACCATCAATGGAAAACCTACGCAATTAGGAAATAGAGTTGCCAAAAAAGATGTTGTAAAATTAGACGGACGGTTAGTAACTCCAAAAAACGTAACGCTTTATATTGCCTTAAACAAACCTGTTGGAATCGTTTCTACGACTGATGATAGAGAGCCAAATAACATCGTAAAACACATTAATTATCCAGAAAGATTATTTCCAATTGGACGTTTAGATAAACCATCTGAAGGTTTAATTTTTTTGACTAATGATGGTGATATTGTCAATAAAATTTTACGAGCAGGAAACAATCACGAGAAAGAATATTTTGTTTCAGTAAACAAATCAATTACACCAGATTTTATAGAAAAAATGGGAAATGGAATCCCTATTTTAGGCACTGTTACTCAAAATTGTTTGGTAGAAAAAGTGAGCGATAAAATTTTCAAAATCGTTTTAACACAAGGTTTAAATCGCCAAATTCGCAGAATGTGCGAGTATTTAGATTATGAAGTAACCAAGTTAAAACGAACCCGAATCATGAATGTTGAGTTGGGTTATTTACAATCTGGAGATTGGCGTGAGTTAACGGATGAAGAGATGAAAGAAATCAATAAAATGATTTCCACATCCTCTAAAACCGAAGAAGCGTCTAAAGTTAAAACTGCTCCAAAAACATTTAAACCAAAGCGAAAATTAGCACCTTCAAAAAACGATTTCAATAAAAAAAGTGCTTCTTTTAGAAAATCTTCACCAAAAAACAGGAGAAATAATTCGAGTTCTACTAAAAAGAAACGTTGGTAG
- the tgt gene encoding tRNA guanosine(34) transglycosylase Tgt encodes MKFDLKITDPKSKARAGTITTDHGEIETPIFMPVGTVGTVKGVHQTELKNEINPDIILGNTYHLFLRPGMEILEKAGGLHKFMNWDRNILTDSGGYQVYSLSGRRKINEEGVKFKSHIDGSMHFFTPENVMETQRTIGADIIMAFDECTPYPCDYNYAKRSMHMTHRWLDRCINHLEKLPFKYGYEQTFMPIVQGSTYKDLRRQSAEYIANSGQQANAIGGLSVGEPAEELYAMTEVVCEVLPEDKPRYLMGVGTPINILENIALGIDMFDCVMPTRNARNGMLFTAHGSINIKNKKWEDDFSPIDDMGITWVDTMYSKAYLRHLFAAKEMLGKQIASIHNLGFYVWLTREARKHILAGDFREWKDKMVKQMDKRL; translated from the coding sequence GTGAAATTTGACTTAAAAATTACTGACCCCAAAAGTAAAGCAAGAGCAGGAACAATTACTACAGATCATGGAGAAATTGAAACACCAATCTTTATGCCTGTGGGAACTGTTGGAACTGTAAAAGGAGTTCATCAAACAGAACTTAAAAATGAGATAAACCCTGATATTATTTTAGGAAATACCTATCACCTTTTTTTAAGACCAGGAATGGAAATATTAGAAAAAGCTGGTGGTTTACACAAGTTTATGAATTGGGATAGAAATATCCTTACAGATTCTGGGGGTTACCAAGTATATTCACTTTCTGGAAGAAGAAAAATTAACGAAGAAGGCGTAAAATTTAAAAGTCATATAGATGGTTCTATGCACTTTTTTACACCAGAAAACGTTATGGAAACGCAACGTACAATTGGTGCCGATATTATTATGGCGTTTGACGAATGTACACCTTATCCTTGTGATTATAATTACGCAAAACGTTCTATGCACATGACACATAGATGGTTGGACAGATGTATAAATCATTTAGAAAAACTGCCTTTTAAATATGGTTATGAACAAACGTTTATGCCAATTGTACAAGGAAGTACTTATAAAGATTTAAGAAGACAATCTGCAGAATACATTGCAAATTCTGGTCAGCAAGCAAATGCAATTGGTGGACTTTCAGTTGGGGAACCAGCAGAAGAATTATATGCAATGACAGAAGTTGTTTGTGAGGTGTTACCAGAAGACAAGCCACGTTATTTAATGGGTGTTGGAACGCCAATAAATATTTTAGAAAATATTGCTTTGGGAATAGATATGTTCGATTGTGTAATGCCAACAAGAAACGCCAGAAACGGAATGTTATTTACAGCACATGGTTCTATCAACATAAAAAATAAAAAGTGGGAAGACGATTTTTCTCCAATAGACGACATGGGAATTACTTGGGTAGATACCATGTATTCCAAAGCATATTTGCGTCATCTTTTTGCTGCAAAAGAAATGTTAGGAAAGCAAATTGCCTCGATTCATAATCTTGGTTTTTATGTTTGGTTGACTCGTGAAGCAAGAAAACATATTTTAGCTGGAGATTTTAGAGAGTGGAAAGATAAAATGGTGAAGCAAATGGATAAAAGGCTATAA